Proteins from one Impatiens glandulifera chromosome 2, dImpGla2.1, whole genome shotgun sequence genomic window:
- the LOC124926166 gene encoding proline iminopeptidase has product MEVPFPPTQMSIGLGFRPSKHLSPFGFRFSPFHFHLQPSSLPDIPGFTGRRRKANNLTLRAQKVDSKSEKHLNLVSMESSILSKTLYPDIEPYSTGVLKVSDVHTIYWEQSGNPDGHPVVFLHGGPGGGTSPKNRKFFDPDFYRIVLFDQRGSGKSTPHACLVENTTWDLVEDIEKLREHLDIPSWQVFGGSWGSTLALAYSQTHPDKVTGIVLRGIFLLRKKELDWFYEGGAAAIFPDAWEPFRDHIPENERGSFINAYWKRLNSDNKETQYGAAREWTKWEMMTAHLLPNEETIKRGDDDEFSLAFARIENHYFVNKGFFPCESHLLDNIDKIRHIHTIIVQGRYDVCCPMMSAWDLHKAWPESELRVVPDAGHSANEPGVSAELVAANEKLKSIIKGIAF; this is encoded by the exons ATGGAGGTACCGTTTCCACCGACACAAATGAGTATAGGATTAGGGTTTAGACCTTCAAAACACCTTTCTCCTTTTGGGTTTCGTTTCTCTCCCTTTCACTTCCACCTTCAACCTTCATCTCTTCCTGACATTCCGGGTTTCACAg GTAGAAGAAGAAAAGCCAACAACTTGACATTGCGAGCTCAGAAAGTTGATTCCAAGAGTGAGAAACATCTGAATTTGGTATCTATGGAGTCAAGTATCTTAAGTAAGACTCTGTATCCAGATATAGAACCATATAGTACTGGAGTTTTGAAAGTCTCTGATGTTCATACCATCTATTGGGAACAGTCTGGGAATCCAGATGGTCAT CCAGTTGTTTTCCTGCATGGTGGTCCAGGGGGTGGAACATCACCAAAGAACCGAAAATTCTTTGATCCTGACTTTTATAGGATCGTTCTCTTCGATCAG CGAGGATCAGGTAAGAGTACACCACATGCTTGCTTGGTAGAGAATACGACTTGGGATCTTGTTGAAGATATAGAAAAGCTAAGAGAACACTTGGATATTCCATCATGGCAG GTTTTTGGTGGGTCATGGGGGAGCACACTTGCACTTGCATACAGCCAAACACACCCTGATAAG GTGACAGGAATAGTTCTTAGAGGAATATTTCTGTTACGAAAGAAAGAACTTGATTGGTTTTATGAGGGTGGAGCTGCTGCTATATTTCCTGATG CTTGGGAGCCCTTTAGAGACCACATCCCAGAAAATGAAAGGGGGAGTTTCATTAATGCCTACTGGAAAAGATTAAACTCTGATAACAAGGAAACACAA TATGGAGCTGCCAGAGAATGGACAAAGTGGGAGATGATGACTGCTCATCTCCTTCCCAATGAAGAGACTATTAAGAGAGGAGATGATGATGAATTTTCCCTG GCATTTGCAAGAATTGAAAACCATTACTTTGTGAACAAGGGATTCTTTCCTTGTGAGTCACATCTGCTGGACAATATTGATAAGATAAGACATATTCATACAATAATTGTACAG ggaAGGTACGATGTGTGTTGTCCCATGATGTCAGCATGGGATCTTCACAAGGCTTGGCCAGAGTCTGAACTTAGG GTTGTTCCAGATGCTGGACATTCGGCTAACGAACCAGGAGTATCTGCAGAACTTGTGGCTGCGAATGAGAAGCTGAAAAGCATCATAAAGGGAATTGCATTCTAA
- the LOC124926665 gene encoding fatty acid amide hydrolase-like isoform X2: protein MPLFDSRTERTFIFLSGLKMGKSRVMLPVTEVDLAEVKYESAAPHLTGTTLKLFVRLIEMPVIGHLIIWHMKKQNRIDQILNKSVVPETPMYKPEFPPQEPEPSVIALEEDGKPEDRVGLGFKCLKHYDAASCWVDQTNTSFRYWTIRDYAYAYRSKFTTPSMVAERIISVMEEIANNMPPMPMLISFDPEDVRKQAAASTQRFEEGNPISILDGIFMTIKDDIDCLPHPSKGGTTWYHEVRPVKKDAVSVSKLRSCGVVFVGKGNMHELGLGTTGNNSNHGTVRNPHAPERYTGGSSSGPAAIVAAGICSAALGTDAGGSVRIPASLCGVVGLKTTYGRTDMTGSILDVGTVEIIGPIASNVEDVILVYSAILGSSPANRISLKPSPPCLPDLSSSENIDVLASIKLGKYTKWFNDVFSSEISEKCDRVLKVLIEKYGCKTSEVVVPEMKEMLIAHMVSTGSEYLGSHIPHCKDGNGVKLNYDSRTNMAIFQSLTASDYVVAQRMRRRLMYYYTEIFNKVDVIVTPTTGMTAPVIPPDALKFGESDLKVTGNLMRYVISANLLGFPAISVPVGYDKQGLPIGLQFIGRPWAEATILRLAAAVEELNLEPKKKPKIFYDILKKTS from the exons ATGCCTTTGTTTGATTCGAGAACTGAACGAACGTTCATCTTCCTCAGCGGTTTGAAGATGGGAAAGAGCCGAGTGATGTTGCCGGTGACCGAAGTTGACTTGGCGGAAGTCAAGTATGAATCCGCAG CTCCACATTTGACTGGAACCACTCTGAAGTTGTTCGTAAGGTTGATTGAAATGCCAGTTATTGGTCATCTAATCATATGGCATATGAAGAAGCAAAATAGAATTGATCAG ATATTGAACAAAAGTGTTGTACCGGAGACACCTATGTATAAACCTGAATTTCCTCCTCAAG AACCAGAGCCTAGTGTTATTGCTCtagaagaagatgggaagcctGAAGACCGAGTTGGATTAGGCTTCAAGTGTCTCAAACATTATGATGCTGCTAGCTGTTGGGTGGATCAAACCAATACATCTTTCCGTTACTGGACTATACGCGACTATGCATATGCTTATAGGTCTAAGTTTACTACTCCATCTATG GTTGCTGAGCGTATCATATCAGTAATGGAGGAGATTGCCAACAATATGCCTCCAATGCCCATGTTGATATCTTTTGATCCTGAAGATGTAAGGAAGCAAGCAGCTGCTTCTACACAAAGGTTTGAGGAAG GAAATCCAATATCAATCTTGGATGGAATTTTCATGACCATTAAGGATGATATAGATTGTTTACCTCATCCATCAAAGG GTGGCACAACATGGTATCATGAAGTGCGTCCTGTTAAAAAGGATGCAGTTTCTGTTTCAAAATTGCGCAGCTGTGGTGTTGTTTTTGTGGGGAAAGGAAACATGCATGAACTAGGTTTAGGAACAACTGGGAATAATTCAAATCATGG AACCGTTAGAAATCCGCATGCTCCAGAGAGGTATACAGGTGGATCGTCTTCAGGTCCTGCAGCAATTGTTGCTGCGGGCATTTGTTCAGCTGCACTAGGAACAGATGCAGGAG GTTCTGTTCGTATACCTGCTTCTCTATGTGGTGTGGTGGGATTGAAGACTACTTATGGACGGACAGACATGACTGG GTCCATATTAGATGTCGGGACAGTGGAGATTATAGGACCAATTGCATCAAATGTTGAAGATGTCATTCTCGT GTATTCAGCAATACTTGGTTCTTCACCTGCTAATAGAATCAGTTTGAAACCG TCCCCTCCATGTTTGCCTGATTTATCATCTAGTGAGAACATAGACGTTCTAGCTTCAATAAAATTAGGGAAGTACACCAAG TGGTTTAACGATGTATTTTCTTCTGAAATCTCTGAGAAATGTGACAGAGTTCTTAAGGTGCTTATTGAGAAGTATGGTTGCAAA ACGAGTGAAGTTGTAGTACCTGAGATGAAAGAGATGCTCATTGCCCATATGGTGTCTACTGGCTCTGAATATCTTGGTTCCCACATTCCCCATTGCAAGGATGG GAATGGTGTGAAACTTAATTATGATAGTCGCACTAATATGGCCATTTTCCAGTCATTGACAGCTTCAGACTATGTTGTTGCCCAACGTATGAG GCGAAGGCTGATGTACTATTACACAGAGATATTCAACAAAGTGGATGTCATTGTGACCCCAACAACTGG TATGACGGCGCCAGTAATACCACCTGATGCTCTTAAATTTGGAGAGTCTGATTTGAAGGTCACAG GTAATCTTATGCGATATGTTATATCAGCAAATCTTCTTGGATTTCCAGCAATATCTGTCCCT GTTGGATATGACAAGCAAGGACTGCCAATAGGTCTACAATTCATAGGTCGCCCTTGGGCCGAAGCTACAATTCTGCGTTTGGCTGCTGCAGTTGAG GAACTCAATCTGGAGCCTAAGAAGAAACCTAAAATCTTTTATGACATTTTAAAGAAGACCAGCTGA
- the LOC124924943 gene encoding LOW QUALITY PROTEIN: protein trichome birefringence-like 12 (The sequence of the model RefSeq protein was modified relative to this genomic sequence to represent the inferred CDS: inserted 4 bases in 3 codons; deleted 5 bases in 4 codons; substituted 1 base at 1 genomic stop codon) yields the protein MKKWTCPFHRNSWNCLRNQRDGMDRINSWKWVPDNCELHRIDPFRFLSLMKNRNIGFIGDSLNENFXVSFHCILRVCXFRCQKWKRKGAWRGGYFPKYNVTVAYHRAVLLAKYEWQPKKSTVDDEDGGLKGIYRVDVDIPANDWANVADFYDVLVFNMALWWNHDKFPKETPLVFYSRGRPXESAIADVDGVKVVLENMVSYVENNFQRKKVIKLWRLQSPRHFHGGNWNENGSCLFSKPLEEPQLDLWLIPNSDGVNKEAREMNRLIEVALHKSDIRLLNLTHLSEYRADAHPAIXLGKKDAVAEWGQDCMHWCLPGLPDTWVDILAQIIQYELGNPMIFILFFREGTIVEWM from the exons atgaagaaatgg ACCTGCCCCTTCCACCGAAACTCTTGGAACTGTCTTCGAAACCAAAGAGATGGTATGGATCGGATCAATTCGTGGAAATGGGTCCCCGATAACTGTGAATTGCATCGC ATCGATCCGTTCCGGTTCTTGAGCTTGATGAAGAACAGGAATATTGGATTTATTGGGGATTCGTTGAATGAGAATT TGGTCTCGTTTCACTGTATTCTTAGGGTTTGCTGATTCCGGTGCCAGAAATGGAAGAGAAAAGGGGCATGGAGAGGGGGTTATTTTCCTAAATATAATGTTACTGTGGCCTATCATCGT GCAGTTTTGCTCGCAAAATACGA GTGGCAGCCGAAAAAGTCTAcagttgatgatgaagatggtGGATTGAAGGGGATATATCGTGTAGATGTCGATATTCCGGCAAATGATTGGGCCAATGTAGCTGATTTCTATGATGTCCTAGTTTTCAATATGGCCTTGT GGTGGAACCATGATAAATTCCCAAAAGAGACTCCTCTTGTCTTCTACAGCAGAGGAAGACC TGAATCCGCCATTGCAGATGTAGATGGGGTGAAAGTTGTACTAGAAAATATGGTTTCTTATGtggaaaataattttcaaaGGAAGAAGGTAATCAAATTATGGCGATTGCAATCACCTAGACATTTCCATGGTGGCAATTGGAACGAAAATGGTAGCTGCCTGTTCAGTAAACCTCTAGAGGAACCACAG CTTGATTTGTGGTTGATTCCA AACAGTGATGGAGTGAACAAAGAAGCAAGAGAAATGAATAGGTTAATTGAGGTGGCTCTACACAAGAGCGACATTCGATTACTCAATCTCACGCATTTGAGCGAATATAGAGCAGATGCCCATCCTGCTA TGTTGGGGAAGAAAGATGCGGTTGCAGAATGGGGACAAGATTGCATGCATTGGTGTTTACCCGGT TTGCCCGATACATGGGTCGATATCCTTGCACAGATCATTCAATATGAGTTGGGGAACccaatgatttttattttattttttcgagAAGGAACAATTGTCGAATGGAtgtaa
- the LOC124928088 gene encoding soluble inorganic pyrophosphatase 6, chloroplastic-like codes for MAAAARVLTTAAATGNSALSSSFLFRSPFLRSHGAANLSINNSKKNKYEARRNLLTCRAIYNPEVLQIKEDGQPETLDYRVFFQDQSGKNISPWHDIPLHLGDGVYNFIVEIPKESSAKMEVATDEVFTPIKQDTKKGKLRYYPYNINWNYGLLPQTWEDPSLANHEIEGAFGDNDPGFSNEE; via the exons ATGGCGGCGGCGGCTAGAGTTCTAACGACGGCGGCGGCAACGGGCAATTCCGCTCTGTCCTCTTCCTTCCTCTTCAGAAGCCCATTTCTGAGATCTCACGGAGCAGCTAATCTCAGCATCAACAATTCTAAAAAGAACAAGTACGAGGCTAGAAGAAATCTGCTCACTTGCCGTGCCATATACAATCCTGAGGTTCTTCAGATCAAAGAAGACGGTCAACCCGAAACCCTTGATTACCGAGTGTTCTTCCAAGACCAGTCTGGCAAAAAT ATATCCCCTTGGCATGATATACCATTGCATTTAGGCGATGGTGTTTATAACTTTATAGTTGAGATTCCAAAGGAGTCTAGTGCCAAGATGGAAGTTGCTACAGATGAGGTCTTCACTCCCATTAAGCAGGATACGAAGAAGGGGAAGCTTCGATACTACCC atataatattaattggAACTATGGATTGCTTCCACAAACATGGGAAGACCCTTCTCTTGCAAACCATGAAATTGAAGGGGCATTTGGCGATAATGATCCAGGTTTTTCAAATGAAGAATGA
- the LOC124926665 gene encoding fatty acid amide hydrolase-like isoform X1: MPLFDSRTERTFIFLSGLKMGKSRVMLPVTEVDLAEVKYESAGFQAPHLTGTTLKLFVRLIEMPVIGHLIIWHMKKQNRIDQILNKSVVPETPMYKPEFPPQEPEPSVIALEEDGKPEDRVGLGFKCLKHYDAASCWVDQTNTSFRYWTIRDYAYAYRSKFTTPSMVAERIISVMEEIANNMPPMPMLISFDPEDVRKQAAASTQRFEEGNPISILDGIFMTIKDDIDCLPHPSKGGTTWYHEVRPVKKDAVSVSKLRSCGVVFVGKGNMHELGLGTTGNNSNHGTVRNPHAPERYTGGSSSGPAAIVAAGICSAALGTDAGGSVRIPASLCGVVGLKTTYGRTDMTGSILDVGTVEIIGPIASNVEDVILVYSAILGSSPANRISLKPSPPCLPDLSSSENIDVLASIKLGKYTKWFNDVFSSEISEKCDRVLKVLIEKYGCKTSEVVVPEMKEMLIAHMVSTGSEYLGSHIPHCKDGNGVKLNYDSRTNMAIFQSLTASDYVVAQRMRRRLMYYYTEIFNKVDVIVTPTTGMTAPVIPPDALKFGESDLKVTGNLMRYVISANLLGFPAISVPVGYDKQGLPIGLQFIGRPWAEATILRLAAAVEELNLEPKKKPKIFYDILKKTS; encoded by the exons ATGCCTTTGTTTGATTCGAGAACTGAACGAACGTTCATCTTCCTCAGCGGTTTGAAGATGGGAAAGAGCCGAGTGATGTTGCCGGTGACCGAAGTTGACTTGGCGGAAGTCAAGTATGAATCCGCAGGTTTTCAAG CTCCACATTTGACTGGAACCACTCTGAAGTTGTTCGTAAGGTTGATTGAAATGCCAGTTATTGGTCATCTAATCATATGGCATATGAAGAAGCAAAATAGAATTGATCAG ATATTGAACAAAAGTGTTGTACCGGAGACACCTATGTATAAACCTGAATTTCCTCCTCAAG AACCAGAGCCTAGTGTTATTGCTCtagaagaagatgggaagcctGAAGACCGAGTTGGATTAGGCTTCAAGTGTCTCAAACATTATGATGCTGCTAGCTGTTGGGTGGATCAAACCAATACATCTTTCCGTTACTGGACTATACGCGACTATGCATATGCTTATAGGTCTAAGTTTACTACTCCATCTATG GTTGCTGAGCGTATCATATCAGTAATGGAGGAGATTGCCAACAATATGCCTCCAATGCCCATGTTGATATCTTTTGATCCTGAAGATGTAAGGAAGCAAGCAGCTGCTTCTACACAAAGGTTTGAGGAAG GAAATCCAATATCAATCTTGGATGGAATTTTCATGACCATTAAGGATGATATAGATTGTTTACCTCATCCATCAAAGG GTGGCACAACATGGTATCATGAAGTGCGTCCTGTTAAAAAGGATGCAGTTTCTGTTTCAAAATTGCGCAGCTGTGGTGTTGTTTTTGTGGGGAAAGGAAACATGCATGAACTAGGTTTAGGAACAACTGGGAATAATTCAAATCATGG AACCGTTAGAAATCCGCATGCTCCAGAGAGGTATACAGGTGGATCGTCTTCAGGTCCTGCAGCAATTGTTGCTGCGGGCATTTGTTCAGCTGCACTAGGAACAGATGCAGGAG GTTCTGTTCGTATACCTGCTTCTCTATGTGGTGTGGTGGGATTGAAGACTACTTATGGACGGACAGACATGACTGG GTCCATATTAGATGTCGGGACAGTGGAGATTATAGGACCAATTGCATCAAATGTTGAAGATGTCATTCTCGT GTATTCAGCAATACTTGGTTCTTCACCTGCTAATAGAATCAGTTTGAAACCG TCCCCTCCATGTTTGCCTGATTTATCATCTAGTGAGAACATAGACGTTCTAGCTTCAATAAAATTAGGGAAGTACACCAAG TGGTTTAACGATGTATTTTCTTCTGAAATCTCTGAGAAATGTGACAGAGTTCTTAAGGTGCTTATTGAGAAGTATGGTTGCAAA ACGAGTGAAGTTGTAGTACCTGAGATGAAAGAGATGCTCATTGCCCATATGGTGTCTACTGGCTCTGAATATCTTGGTTCCCACATTCCCCATTGCAAGGATGG GAATGGTGTGAAACTTAATTATGATAGTCGCACTAATATGGCCATTTTCCAGTCATTGACAGCTTCAGACTATGTTGTTGCCCAACGTATGAG GCGAAGGCTGATGTACTATTACACAGAGATATTCAACAAAGTGGATGTCATTGTGACCCCAACAACTGG TATGACGGCGCCAGTAATACCACCTGATGCTCTTAAATTTGGAGAGTCTGATTTGAAGGTCACAG GTAATCTTATGCGATATGTTATATCAGCAAATCTTCTTGGATTTCCAGCAATATCTGTCCCT GTTGGATATGACAAGCAAGGACTGCCAATAGGTCTACAATTCATAGGTCGCCCTTGGGCCGAAGCTACAATTCTGCGTTTGGCTGCTGCAGTTGAG GAACTCAATCTGGAGCCTAAGAAGAAACCTAAAATCTTTTATGACATTTTAAAGAAGACCAGCTGA
- the LOC124924944 gene encoding soluble inorganic pyrophosphatase 6, chloroplastic-like yields MIIEIFTLILEVDGCCDWGWRGKIGQIMKVKPLAALAMIDEGELDWKIVAISVDALWASLVNDIDDGTLTAIRDWFRDYKIPDGKPANRFGLDNRQANKAYALKVIAETNESWAKLVKRSIPAGELSLA; encoded by the exons atgatcATTGAAATTTTTACTTTGATTCTTGAAGTTGATGGTTGTTGCGATTGGGGATGGCGTGGAAAGATTGGTCAGATAATGAAAGTGAAACCTTTAGCTGCTTTGGCCATGATTGATGAAGGAGAACTCGATTGGAAAATTGTTGCTATTTCTGTGGATGCCCTCTGGGCTTCACTTGTTAATGACATTGATGAT GGCACTCTTACTGCAATAAGGGATTGGTTTAGAGACTACAAGATCCCAGATGGAAAGCCTGCTAACAGATTTGGTCTTGACAACAGGCAAGCCAACAAG GCTTATGCGCTCAAGGTTATAGCCGAGACAAATGAATCATGGGCTAAACTTGTCAAGAGATCTATTCCAGCTGGAGAGTTGTCGCTTGCATAA
- the LOC124926665 gene encoding fatty acid amide hydrolase-like isoform X3, which produces MPLFDSRTERTFIFLSGLKMGKSRVMLPVTEVDLAEVKYESAGFQAPHLTGTTLKLFVRLIEMPVIGHLIIWHMKKQNRIDQILNKSVVPETPMYKPEFPPQEPEPSVIALEEDGKPEDRVGLGFKCLKHYDAASCWVDQTNTSFRYWTIRDYAYAYRSKFTTPSMVAERIISVMEEIANNMPPMPMLISFDPEDVRKQAAASTQRFEEGNPISILDGIFMTIKDDIDCLPHPSKGGTTWYHEVRPVKKDAVSVSKLRSCGVVFVGKGNMHELGLGTTGNNSNHGTVRNPHAPERYTGGSSSGPAAIVAAGICSAALGTDAGGSVRIPASLCGVVGLKTTYGRTDMTGSILDVGTVEIIGPIASNVEDVILVYSAILGSSPANRISLKPSPPCLPDLSSSENIDVLASIKLGKYTKWFNDVFSSEISEKCDRVLKVLIEKYGCKTSEVVVPEMKEMLIAHMVSTGSEYLGSHIPHCKDGNGVKLNYDSRTNMAIFQSLTASDYVVAQRMRRRLMYYYTEIFNKVDVIVTPTTGYERVTFFLDLPYACARIG; this is translated from the exons ATGCCTTTGTTTGATTCGAGAACTGAACGAACGTTCATCTTCCTCAGCGGTTTGAAGATGGGAAAGAGCCGAGTGATGTTGCCGGTGACCGAAGTTGACTTGGCGGAAGTCAAGTATGAATCCGCAGGTTTTCAAG CTCCACATTTGACTGGAACCACTCTGAAGTTGTTCGTAAGGTTGATTGAAATGCCAGTTATTGGTCATCTAATCATATGGCATATGAAGAAGCAAAATAGAATTGATCAG ATATTGAACAAAAGTGTTGTACCGGAGACACCTATGTATAAACCTGAATTTCCTCCTCAAG AACCAGAGCCTAGTGTTATTGCTCtagaagaagatgggaagcctGAAGACCGAGTTGGATTAGGCTTCAAGTGTCTCAAACATTATGATGCTGCTAGCTGTTGGGTGGATCAAACCAATACATCTTTCCGTTACTGGACTATACGCGACTATGCATATGCTTATAGGTCTAAGTTTACTACTCCATCTATG GTTGCTGAGCGTATCATATCAGTAATGGAGGAGATTGCCAACAATATGCCTCCAATGCCCATGTTGATATCTTTTGATCCTGAAGATGTAAGGAAGCAAGCAGCTGCTTCTACACAAAGGTTTGAGGAAG GAAATCCAATATCAATCTTGGATGGAATTTTCATGACCATTAAGGATGATATAGATTGTTTACCTCATCCATCAAAGG GTGGCACAACATGGTATCATGAAGTGCGTCCTGTTAAAAAGGATGCAGTTTCTGTTTCAAAATTGCGCAGCTGTGGTGTTGTTTTTGTGGGGAAAGGAAACATGCATGAACTAGGTTTAGGAACAACTGGGAATAATTCAAATCATGG AACCGTTAGAAATCCGCATGCTCCAGAGAGGTATACAGGTGGATCGTCTTCAGGTCCTGCAGCAATTGTTGCTGCGGGCATTTGTTCAGCTGCACTAGGAACAGATGCAGGAG GTTCTGTTCGTATACCTGCTTCTCTATGTGGTGTGGTGGGATTGAAGACTACTTATGGACGGACAGACATGACTGG GTCCATATTAGATGTCGGGACAGTGGAGATTATAGGACCAATTGCATCAAATGTTGAAGATGTCATTCTCGT GTATTCAGCAATACTTGGTTCTTCACCTGCTAATAGAATCAGTTTGAAACCG TCCCCTCCATGTTTGCCTGATTTATCATCTAGTGAGAACATAGACGTTCTAGCTTCAATAAAATTAGGGAAGTACACCAAG TGGTTTAACGATGTATTTTCTTCTGAAATCTCTGAGAAATGTGACAGAGTTCTTAAGGTGCTTATTGAGAAGTATGGTTGCAAA ACGAGTGAAGTTGTAGTACCTGAGATGAAAGAGATGCTCATTGCCCATATGGTGTCTACTGGCTCTGAATATCTTGGTTCCCACATTCCCCATTGCAAGGATGG GAATGGTGTGAAACTTAATTATGATAGTCGCACTAATATGGCCATTTTCCAGTCATTGACAGCTTCAGACTATGTTGTTGCCCAACGTATGAG GCGAAGGCTGATGTACTATTACACAGAGATATTCAACAAAGTGGATGTCATTGTGACCCCAACAACTGGGTATGAGAGAGTCACCTTCTTTTTGGATTTGCCA TATGCATGTGCACGTATTGGATGA